Sequence from the Streptomyces sp. NBC_01408 genome:
GCGCCCGGCAGGCCACGGAGGTCCCGCCGGCCAGCGTCACCCCCGTCAGCCGGTCCTCGCTGACGGCCAGGCCGGTCGCCTCGCCCTCGACGACCTCCACGCCCAGGGCGGCCAGCAGCTCCCGGTCCTGCGCGGTGAGCCCCCAGGTGTGCGCCAGCAGGGTGACGTGCTCGCTCCACTGCCGCCAGAGCTGGGCCTGGTGCACGGATACGGGGCCGGTGGCCAGCACGGCGAGCGGCTGGTCCCGGACCTCCCAGCCGTGGCAGTACGGGCAGTGCAGCACGTCCCGCCCCCAGCGCTCCCGAAGCCCCGGCAGCCCGGGGAGCTCGTCCAGCAGGCCGGTGGCGACCAGCAGCCTGCGGGCCCGGACGGTGGAGCCGTCCCCGCAGCGGACCAGGAAACCGCCCTCGGGCAGCGGGTCGGCGGCAACGGCCGTGCCCGGCCGGATCTCGCCGCCGTAGCCGGCCACCTCCGCCCGGCCCGCGGCCAGCAGTTCGGCCGGGCCCTGCCCGTCGTGGCCGAGGTAGCCGTGCAGGTGCGCGGCGGGGGCGTTGCGCGGGGTGCCCGAGTCGAGGACCAGCACCGAACGCCGGGCCCGGACCAGGGTCAGCGCCCCGGCCAGCCCGGCGGCACCGCCGCCCACCACCACCACGTCGAACCGGTTGTCCGTCTCGTTGTCGTCCATGCCGGCGAGGGTCCGCCCACGGGGGCTGCCTTGACAAATCGTCTTGCCGAAGCAGCAAATGGAGTCATGGGCGCCGAGGAGCAGGACGAAGAACTCGCGGGTGTGCTCACCGCCGTCGGCCCGCGGCTGCGCGCGCTGCGCCGACAGCGCGGCACGACGCTGGCGCAGCTCAGCGAGTCCACCGGGATCTCGCTCTCCACCCTGTCCCGGCTGGAGTCCGGGCAGCGCCGCCCGACGCTGGAGCTGCTGCTCCCGCTGGCCCGGGCGCACCGGGTGGCCCTGGACGAGCTGGTCGGGGCGCCGGAGACCGGGGACCCGCGCATCCGTCCGCGCCCCTTCGTCCGGCACGGCTCCACCTACGTGCCGCTGACCCGCAATCCCGGCGGCGGGGTGAGCGCCTTCAAGCTGATCCTCCCGCCGCACGAGGGGCCGGCGCCCGAGCTCCGCGTCCACGAGGGCTACGAGTGGCTGTACGTGCTCTCCGGACGGGTCCGGCTGCTGCTGGGCCGGCACGACCTCGTCCTCGGCCCCGGCGAGGCGGCCGAGTTCGACACGCACACCCCGCACGCCTTCTTCAACCCGGGTCCGCAGCCCGCGGAGTTCCTCAGCCTGTTCGGTCCGCAGGGCGAGCGGATCCATGTCAGGGCCCGGCCCAGCACTCCACCGGAAGGACGACCATGACCAGCACAGACCAGCGCCCCGAGCGTCCGGAACGCCCCGAGCGGGCCGTCCCTCAGCCCAATGCCGTCGTCGGCGTGGGGCTGATCGTGGTGGGCCCGGACGGCCGGGTGCTGCTCGGCCAGGCGCACGACGGCCGGTGGGAGCTGCCGGGCGGCAAGGTCGACCCCGGGGAGGGCTTCGAGCAGGCCGCCGCGCGGGAGCTCGCCGAGGAGACGGACCTGCGCGTGGCCCCCGAGGGGGTCCGGGTGCTGTCCGTCCAGATCGATGCGAAGTCCGCTACGACCCGGCTGACGGCGGCCGCCGTCACCACCACCGCACAGGGCGTTCCCACCGTCACCGAGCCGCACAAGATCACCCAATGGCAGTGGTTCGCCCCGGACGAGATCCCGGCCGCCCTCTACGCCCCCTCGGCGAGCGTCCTGCACGCGTGGCGCCCGGACCTCACGGCGCTGCCGCAGGTGCCCTCGTACGCCTACCCGACCGCGACCACCTGAGGCCCGGCCCAGCCCCCCGCCGGCCCAGCCCCCGCCGGCCCAGCCCCAGCACCGGCGCACCGACCCGACCGCGGCCACCGGCACACCTCGGCCCAACCCGGCCCAGCCGGACCCAACCCAGCCGGAGCTAGCCCGCCGCCGCGGCCACCGTCACCAGCGTGACGGCCGCCATCGCCGCCTGCATGTCACGGATGGCGGCCCGCACGCCCTCGGCCGCCCACTGGCCGGCGGATATCTCGGCCGTGCGCGCGGTGACCTGCCTGCGCGGCTGGTCGGGAAAGGCCAGGCGGTGCAGTTTCGCCGAGTGGATGAGGGCGATCAGGCCGGCCGTACGCTCGTCCGGCTCGGCGCCCTCGAGGACTACGGCTCTGAGCCGTTCGCGCAGCTGCCGCTCGACCGCGCCGTCGGCCTCCGGGTAGAGACGCACCGGGAACACGCCGAGGACCTTGCTCTCCCGAGCCGTGACCACGCCCCGCTCGCGCAGGCTCTCCAGCGTGGCTCCGACCGCCTTGGTGTGGTCCTTCGTCAGCCAGTCCGTCACCCGGCGCTTGCTGCGCCCCCGCAGCCACGACCCGATCAGCAGGATCCGGCTGTCGAGCAGCTGTTCCCCGGTCGGCGTGGCGTCCGTCAGCTCCAGGTACTTGCCCTTCACCGACACCCGCTCCGCCAGGACGAGTTCGAGCAGGATCCCGCCCGCCGCCGCCCAACCCGCCGCCTGCCGCTGCTTGGCCGACCCGGACTCGTCGTCCAGGGACAGCAGCATGATCTCCTCTGCCAGCGTGATCCCCATGAGCGGTACCCCCCGTTGCTCGCGTGCCTCGGAGGAAGGAACGCCCGGCGCCCGCCGATGGTTCCACCACCGACGCCGCCGACACCGCCGACACCGCCGCCGACGCCGCCTACACCAGCTACACCGGCTGCGACGGCCTCGGCGCGAAGTGCCCCTCCCTCAGGTCCTCGGCCAGCAGCCGCTTCGCGATCGCGTCCGCCGCCACCCGCAGTTCGGCGCTCCGCGGCCGCCCCCGGTCCTTCTCCAGCTCGCCCCCGAGCCAGGCCGCCCAGGCCGCCGAGATGACGTCGGCCTCCCGCTGGCCGCCCGGGGTGAGGGTGAAGAAGCTGCCCTCGTGGGTGAGGTAGCCCTCCTCGACCATCCGGTCGAAGGCGGGCAGCAGCACCTCCGGCGGCAGGTGCCGGCGTCCGGCGATCAGCCCCAGGCTGGCGTGGCCCACGGTCCGGGTCATCAGCTCCACCTGCATCACGGTCCACGCGCCCGCCATGTCCAGCCGGGTGTCGGACCCTTCGACGATCGCGCGGGCGTCCTGCGGCTGCATGTTCCGCACGAGTTTGCCGACCGCCAGTTCCAGCAGCTTGGCCGAGGACCCCGAGGCCGTGGCCGGTGAGGCGAAGCCGTCGCCCATGTCCGTGGAGCCCGCCCGGGCGCTGTCGCGCAGCTTGACCTGCTTGAGGAAGAGCGCGACCACGAAGCCGAACACCGCCACCGGTACCGTCCACAGGAACACCGTCTGCAGCGCCTCCGCATACGCCGCGATCACTGGGGCGGCCGCCTCCGGTTCCAGCCCGTGCACCCCCTCCGGGCTCTGCGCGGCCGCGCCCAGCTGCGCCGGATCGGCTCCGGTGGTCCGGGCCGCCTCGGCCACCGCCGTCTCCAGGCCGGGCCCCAGGCTGTTGGCGTAGATGGTCCCGAAGACGGCGGTTCCGAAGGCGCTGCCGAGCGTACGGAAGAAGGTGACGCCGGAGGTGGCCGTGCCCAGGTCGGCGTAGTCCACGGTGTTCTGCACGGCGATGGTCAGCACCTGCATGCACAGGCCGATACCGGTGCCCAGCACGAACATGTACAGGGATTCCAGCCAGGTGCTGGTCCCCGGCCCCATCAGCGACAGCAGGTACAGTCCGACGCCCATCACCGCGCAGCCCACGATGGGGAAGATCCGGTAACGGCCCGTCTTGCTGGTGACGTTGCCGCTGAAGACGGAGGCGATCAGCAGGCCGATGACCATCGGCAGGGTCCGCACGCCCGAGACGGTGGCCGAGTCCCCGTCCACGTACTGCAGGTAGGTCGGCAGGAAGGTCATCGCGCCGAGCATCGCGAAGCCGACGACGAAGCTCAGGACGGAGCAGACCGAGAAGACCGGATTGCGGAACAGCCGCATCGGGAGCATCGGTTCGGCTGCCCGGACCTCGGCGAGGCAGAACAGCGCCAGGGCCAGCACCCCGCCCGCGAACAGGCCGATGATCACAGCTGAGTTCCAGGCGTACTCGTTGCCGCCCCAGCTCGTGGCCAGGATCAGGGCGCTCGCGCCGACCGCCACCAGCGCGATGCCCAGGTAGTCGATCACGGTCTTGCCTGGGGCGCGCACGGCGGGGATGGTCCTTGCGGCCGCGATCACCACCAGGATGGCGATGGGCACGTTGACGTAGAAGCACCAGCGCCAGCTCAGGGAGTCGGTGAACAGCCCGCCCAGCAGCGGTCCGATGACGGTGGCGACGCCGAAGACGGCTCCGATCGCGCCCTGGTACTTGCCGCGTTCGCGCAGCGGCACCACATCGGCGATCAGCGCCATCGCGGTGACCATCAGGCCGCCCGCGCCGATGCCCTGGACGCCCCGCCACAGGATCAGGAGGGTCATGTTGCTGGCGAAACCGCACAGGAACGAGCCGCTGATGAAGATGATCGCCGAAATCTGGAAGATCAGTTTCCGGCCGAATACGTCACCGAACTTGCCGACCAGCACCGTCGAGACGGTCTCCGCGAGCAGGTAGGACGTCACCACCCACGACATGTGGTCGCCGCCGCCGAGGTCCGCCACGATCGTGGGCAGGGCGGTGCCCACGATGGTCTGGTCGAGGGCGGCCAGGAGCACGCCCAGCATGATCGTTCCGAAGATCACATTGCGCCGCCGCCGGTCGAGCACGGGCGGCGCCGGGGCCGTGGCGGGGGCAGTGGTCACATCTCGCACTCTCACAGCGCCCCCGCCCCGCCGCATGCGCACTGGGCCGTACGAGGTACCCGTAGGGGGGCCCGTACGGGGGCCCTACGCGAGGCCCGCACGGGGGACCGGGCCGCAGCGGCCCGGGCGGGGGATCAGCGCAGGTGGGCCAGGCCCGGATGGGCCGCCGCGTAGCCGTCCAGCAGCCTGCGCGCCACACCCACCGAGTCCACCAGCGGATGCAGCGCGAAGGCCTTCACGGCGTCCGCCCGGGAACCGCTCGCCGCGGCCGCCAGGACCTCCCGTTCGACCGCCTTGACCGCCGTGACCAGCCCCACGGCGTGCAGCGGCAGCGGGGCGACGGCCACCGGATGGGCGCCGTTCGCGTCGACCAGGCAGGGCACCTCGATGACGGCCTCGTCGTCGAGCACGGACAGCGTGGAGCGGTTGCGGACGTTCAGGATCAGCGTGGCCCGCTCGTCGCGGGCGATGGCCCGCATCAGTGCCAGCGCGACCTTCTCGTAGCCCCCGGACTCCAGGTCGCTCTCGTCGCGGTCGCCGGCCCCCGCCGCCTCGCGGTTCTCGGCCATGTACGTGGCCTCGCGCTCGGCCCTGGTCCGGTCCCAGGCGGCGAGCGCCTCCCCGGGCGGCAGCCCGGCCCGGCCGGCCTCGGCGTAGAAGCCGCGCTGCTGGTCGCGCAGGAAGGCGCCGCGGGTCTGCTCGGCCTCCTGGTAGGCCCGTACGGTGTCACGGTTGAAGTAGTAGTAGTGCAGGTACTCGTTCGGGATCGCGCCCAGCGAGCGCAGCCACTGCGCGCCGAAGAGCCTGCCCTCCTCGAAGGACTCCAGGGCCTCGGTGTCGGCCAGCAGCCGGGGCAGTTCGTCGCGGCCGCCGATGCGCAGCCCGCGCACCCAGCCCAGGTGGTTGAGGCCGACGTAGTCGATCCAGGCCTCCTGCGGCCGGGCGCCCAGCAGCCGGGCGATGCGCCGGCCCAGCCCCACGGGCGAGTCGCAGATGCCGATGACCCGGTGCCCGAGCTCCTCGGCCATCGCCTCGGTGACCAGTCCGGCCGGGTTGGTGAAGTTGATGACCCAGGCCTCGG
This genomic interval carries:
- a CDS encoding NAD(P)/FAD-dependent oxidoreductase, whose translation is MDDNETDNRFDVVVVGGGAAGLAGALTLVRARRSVLVLDSGTPRNAPAAHLHGYLGHDGQGPAELLAAGRAEVAGYGGEIRPGTAVAADPLPEGGFLVRCGDGSTVRARRLLVATGLLDELPGLPGLRERWGRDVLHCPYCHGWEVRDQPLAVLATGPVSVHQAQLWRQWSEHVTLLAHTWGLTAQDRELLAALGVEVVEGEATGLAVSEDRLTGVTLAGGTSVACRALVVAPRFRARSGVLTGLGLPTVGIERDGHVIGTCVDSDPATGATALAGVWAAGNVTAPMEQIAGSAAQGVRAAVAINTDLIEEQTRRAVEAHRAGTGGGPGRG
- a CDS encoding helix-turn-helix domain-containing protein, coding for MGAEEQDEELAGVLTAVGPRLRALRRQRGTTLAQLSESTGISLSTLSRLESGQRRPTLELLLPLARAHRVALDELVGAPETGDPRIRPRPFVRHGSTYVPLTRNPGGGVSAFKLILPPHEGPAPELRVHEGYEWLYVLSGRVRLLLGRHDLVLGPGEAAEFDTHTPHAFFNPGPQPAEFLSLFGPQGERIHVRARPSTPPEGRP
- a CDS encoding NUDIX hydrolase, which gives rise to MTSTDQRPERPERPERAVPQPNAVVGVGLIVVGPDGRVLLGQAHDGRWELPGGKVDPGEGFEQAAARELAEETDLRVAPEGVRVLSVQIDAKSATTRLTAAAVTTTAQGVPTVTEPHKITQWQWFAPDEIPAALYAPSASVLHAWRPDLTALPQVPSYAYPTATT
- a CDS encoding GPP34 family phosphoprotein — protein: MGITLAEEIMLLSLDDESGSAKQRQAAGWAAAGGILLELVLAERVSVKGKYLELTDATPTGEQLLDSRILLIGSWLRGRSKRRVTDWLTKDHTKAVGATLESLRERGVVTARESKVLGVFPVRLYPEADGAVERQLRERLRAVVLEGAEPDERTAGLIALIHSAKLHRLAFPDQPRRQVTARTAEISAGQWAAEGVRAAIRDMQAAMAAVTLVTVAAAAG
- a CDS encoding MDR family MFS transporter — encoded protein: MRRGGGAVRVRDVTTAPATAPAPPVLDRRRRNVIFGTIMLGVLLAALDQTIVGTALPTIVADLGGGDHMSWVVTSYLLAETVSTVLVGKFGDVFGRKLIFQISAIIFISGSFLCGFASNMTLLILWRGVQGIGAGGLMVTAMALIADVVPLRERGKYQGAIGAVFGVATVIGPLLGGLFTDSLSWRWCFYVNVPIAILVVIAAARTIPAVRAPGKTVIDYLGIALVAVGASALILATSWGGNEYAWNSAVIIGLFAGGVLALALFCLAEVRAAEPMLPMRLFRNPVFSVCSVLSFVVGFAMLGAMTFLPTYLQYVDGDSATVSGVRTLPMVIGLLIASVFSGNVTSKTGRYRIFPIVGCAVMGVGLYLLSLMGPGTSTWLESLYMFVLGTGIGLCMQVLTIAVQNTVDYADLGTATSGVTFFRTLGSAFGTAVFGTIYANSLGPGLETAVAEAARTTGADPAQLGAAAQSPEGVHGLEPEAAAPVIAAYAEALQTVFLWTVPVAVFGFVVALFLKQVKLRDSARAGSTDMGDGFASPATASGSSAKLLELAVGKLVRNMQPQDARAIVEGSDTRLDMAGAWTVMQVELMTRTVGHASLGLIAGRRHLPPEVLLPAFDRMVEEGYLTHEGSFFTLTPGGQREADVISAAWAAWLGGELEKDRGRPRSAELRVAADAIAKRLLAEDLREGHFAPRPSQPV
- a CDS encoding 6-phospho-beta-glucosidase, which produces MRLTILGGGGFRVPLVYGALLGDHAEGRVSHVTLYDEDSARLGAMARVLAGQAAAAGVPDAPAVTATTDLDEALRGADFVFSAIRVGGLEGRAADERIALAQGVLGQETVGAGGIAYGLRTVPVVREIARRIARTAPEAWVINFTNPAGLVTEAMAEELGHRVIGICDSPVGLGRRIARLLGARPQEAWIDYVGLNHLGWVRGLRIGGRDELPRLLADTEALESFEEGRLFGAQWLRSLGAIPNEYLHYYYFNRDTVRAYQEAEQTRGAFLRDQQRGFYAEAGRAGLPPGEALAAWDRTRAEREATYMAENREAAGAGDRDESDLESGGYEKVALALMRAIARDERATLILNVRNRSTLSVLDDEAVIEVPCLVDANGAHPVAVAPLPLHAVGLVTAVKAVEREVLAAAASGSRADAVKAFALHPLVDSVGVARRLLDGYAAAHPGLAHLR